One genomic region from Pseudomonas sp. R5-89-07 encodes:
- a CDS encoding lactonase family protein → MNMRKFWPLLMAGSVGAMSVQAAPADTYELLVGSYTAGTSEGIYRLQFDSRAGQFQGKPVLAAKAANPSWLTVSKDQKHLFVVNENGPGQKDPVGRVSSYSIDPQTFQLTLINQVQSLGNEPTHSSVAGDGRYLFVANYSVLQDPGGSLAILPVDAQGKLSAPVQLSGHPASGVNPERQASNHVHSVVSSPDGKYVFVQDLGADKIFAYRYDPKANHELPLTPADPAAVQLPPGSGPRHLLFSADGKHAWLTTEMSAQVAVFDYHDGKLSQTQLVDFAAGQPVSDKAGAALHASSDGKFLYVSNRGTTNQLLVFSIDPATAHLKELQRRSVEGDHPREFSLDPSGKFLLVANQKSNEIVVIERDPKTGLLGKTVQKQPIDAPSDLKFLVRQ, encoded by the coding sequence ATGAACATGCGTAAATTCTGGCCCCTGCTGATGGCGGGCAGTGTCGGCGCCATGTCGGTGCAAGCCGCGCCCGCCGACACCTATGAACTGCTGGTAGGCAGCTACACCGCCGGTACCAGCGAAGGCATCTACCGGTTGCAGTTCGACAGCCGCGCCGGGCAGTTCCAAGGCAAGCCGGTGCTGGCGGCAAAGGCGGCGAACCCGTCCTGGCTGACGGTCTCCAAGGACCAGAAGCACTTGTTCGTGGTCAATGAAAACGGCCCGGGCCAGAAGGACCCGGTCGGCCGCGTCAGCAGCTACAGCATCGACCCCCAGACCTTCCAGCTGACCTTGATCAACCAAGTGCAGAGCCTGGGCAATGAGCCGACCCATTCGAGCGTGGCCGGTGATGGCCGTTACCTGTTCGTGGCCAACTATTCGGTGCTGCAGGATCCGGGCGGCAGCCTGGCGATCCTGCCCGTCGACGCCCAGGGCAAGCTGTCGGCGCCGGTGCAGTTGAGCGGGCACCCGGCCAGCGGCGTCAACCCCGAGCGCCAGGCGTCCAACCATGTGCATTCGGTGGTCTCGTCACCGGACGGCAAGTACGTGTTCGTTCAGGACCTGGGGGCCGACAAGATTTTCGCCTACCGCTACGACCCCAAGGCCAATCACGAGCTGCCGCTGACCCCGGCCGACCCGGCCGCCGTGCAGTTGCCACCTGGCAGCGGCCCGCGTCACCTGCTGTTCAGTGCCGACGGCAAGCACGCCTGGCTGACCACTGAAATGAGCGCGCAAGTGGCGGTGTTCGATTACCACGACGGCAAGCTGAGCCAAACCCAGTTGGTGGATTTTGCCGCCGGCCAGCCGGTGTCCGACAAGGCGGGAGCGGCCCTGCATGCGTCAAGCGACGGAAAGTTCCTGTATGTCAGCAACCGTGGCACCACCAACCAGTTGCTGGTATTCAGCATTGACCCGGCCACCGCGCACCTGAAGGAACTGCAACGCCGTTCCGTCGAAGGCGATCACCCGCGTGAATTCAGCCTGGACCCCAGCGGCAAGTTCCTGCTGGTGGCCAACCAGAAAAGCAACGAAATCGTGGTGATCGAGCGCGACCCCAAGACCGGCCTGCTGGGTAAAACCGTGCAGAAACAGCCGATCGATGCGCCCAGCGACCTCAAGTTCCTGGTGCGTCAATAA
- a CDS encoding glutathione S-transferase: MSEVLLYSFRRCPYAMRARLALRYAGVAVDIVEVSLKAKPAEMLALSPKGTVPVLSVEGRVIEESLDIMQWALAQNDPDDWLLQGDPAVLALIAENDQGFKHHLNRYKYAERYPEQPMVHYRAEGEVFLQRLEDLLADRDYLLAAHLSLADAAVAPFVRQFAHVDREWFAGTPYPRLQAWLQRFLESPLFTSIMAKA, encoded by the coding sequence ATGAGCGAAGTGCTGCTGTATTCGTTCCGGCGCTGCCCCTATGCAATGCGCGCACGGTTGGCGTTGCGCTATGCAGGCGTAGCGGTAGACATCGTCGAAGTGAGCCTCAAGGCCAAGCCGGCCGAAATGCTGGCGTTGTCGCCCAAGGGCACGGTACCGGTGTTGAGTGTGGAGGGTCGGGTGATCGAGGAAAGCCTGGACATCATGCAGTGGGCGTTGGCGCAAAACGATCCCGACGATTGGCTGCTGCAAGGCGACCCTGCGGTGCTGGCGTTGATCGCCGAGAATGATCAGGGGTTCAAACATCACTTGAATCGATACAAGTACGCCGAGCGCTACCCGGAACAGCCGATGGTGCATTATCGGGCCGAGGGCGAGGTGTTCTTGCAGCGTCTGGAGGATTTGCTGGCGGACCGTGACTATTTGCTCGCCGCGCACCTGAGCCTGGCGGACGCGGCCGTCGCACCGTTCGTGCGCCAGTTTGCCCATGTCGATCGCGAGTGGTTTGCAGGCACGCCATATCCACGGCTACAGGCGTGGTTGCAGCGGTTTCTGGAGTCGCCATTGTTTACATCGATCATGGCAAAAGCATAA